Proteins from one Setaria italica strain Yugu1 chromosome V, Setaria_italica_v2.0, whole genome shotgun sequence genomic window:
- the LOC101763276 gene encoding amino acid transporter AVT1I gives MAAVTRAQSVCPSEHAVPMGYDDEPLLGRYNEAVRLEKTAAAADGDASFVQTCLNGLNALTGVGLLSVPYALSEGGWLSLALLAAVAAVCWYTGLLLQHCMAVDPAVRTFADIGERAFGRAGRLLVAAFMYAELYLVAIGYLIVDGDNLDKLFPGAAVSLGPASLSGRQLFVVLVALAVAPTTWLRSLGVLAYVSATGVFASVLIVLSVLWAAAVDGVGFSAPGATALRPARLPTALGLYTFCFCGHAVFPTLYTSMKEKRRFPKMLAICFVLCTLNYGSMAVLGYLMYGDGVQSQVTLNLPAARLSSKVAIFTTIVNPLSKYALVVTPIAMAVEERIGSGSSAAASMAVRTLLVLSTVAVALAVPFFGYLMALVGSLLSVGACVLLPCVCYVRVFGLPARAAEAAAIAAILALGSLLLITGTYSSLVQIIHELSS, from the exons ATGGCGGCCGTTACGCGTGCGCAATCGGTCTGTCCATCAGAACACGCCGTACCTATGGGCTATGACGACGAGCCGCTCCTCGGGCGCTACAACGAGGCCGTGCGGCTGGAGaagacggccgccgccgccgacggcgacgccagCTTCGTGCAGACTTGCCTCAACGGCCTCAACGCCTTGACAGGTGTCGGCCTGCTATCGGTGCCCTACGCGCTGTCGGAAGGGGGCTGGCTGAGCCTGGCGCTGctggccgccgtggccgccgtcTGCTGGTacaccggcctcctcctccagcactGCATGGCCGTCGACCCGGCCGTCCGCACGTTCGCCGACATCGGCGAGCGCGCCTtcggccgcgccggccgacTCCTCGTGGCGGCCTTCATGTACGCGGAGCTCTACCTCGTCGCCATCGGCTACCTCATCGTCGACGGAGACAACCTCGACAAGCTCTTCCCGGGCGCCGCCGTCAGCCTCGGCCCCGCGTCGCTCTCGGGGAGGCAGCTGTTCGTCGTGCTCGTCGCGCTCGCGGTCGCGCCCACCACGTGGCTGCGCAGCCTCGGCGTGCTCGCCTACGTCTCCGCGACGGGCGTGTTCGCGTCGGTGCTCATCGTCCTCAGCGTGCTCTGGGCCGCGGCCGTCGACGGCGTCGGGTTCTCGGCGCCGGGGGCGACGGCGCTGAGGCCCGCCAGGCTCCCCACGGCTCTCGGGCTCTACACCTTCTGCTTCTGCGGCCACGCAGTCTTCCCCACGCTCTACACCTCCATGAAGGAAAAGCGTCGGTTCCCAAAG ATGCTGGCGATCTGCTTCGTGCTGTGCACGCTCAACTACGGGTCGATGGCGGTGCTCGGCTACCTCATGTACGGCGACGGCGTGCAGTCCCAGGTGACGCTCAACCTCCCGGCGGCGCGGCTCAGCTCCAAGGTCGCCATCTTCACCACGATCGTCAACCCGCTCTCCAAGTACGCGCTGGTGGTCACGCCCATCGCCATGGCCGTTGAGGAGAGGATCGGCTCGGgctcgtcggccgccgcctcgaTGGCGGTGAGGACGCTGCTGGTGCTCAGCACGGTGGCCGTGGCCCTCGCTGTGCCGTTCTTCGGGTACCTGATGGCGCTGGTGGGGTCGCTGCTCAGTGTGGGCGCCTGCGTGCTACTGCCCTGCGTCTGCTATGTCAGGGTGTTCGGCCTGCCGGCtcgcgccgccgaggccgcggccATCGCGGCGATCCTGGCGCTGGGCTCGCTGCTGCTGATCACCGGGACGTACTCGTCACTCGTGCAGATCATCCACGAGCTGTCAAGCTGA